A single region of the Candidatus Margulisiibacteriota bacterium genome encodes:
- a CDS encoding heavy metal-associated domain-containing protein — MAKEKLFISIAGMHCASCVTSIENALRGFRGVISANVNFASEKATVEYDPE, encoded by the coding sequence ATGGCGAAGGAAAAATTATTCATCTCTATAGCCGGGATGCACTGCGCCTCCTGCGTCACCTCGATCGAGAACGCCCTGCGCGGCTTTCGGGGCGTCATTTCAGCGAACGTCAACTTTGCCTCCGAAAAAGCGACCGTGGAATACGATCCCGAAA